In one Halosimplex halophilum genomic region, the following are encoded:
- a CDS encoding MFS transporter, whose product MTYSHDELQFSSLYLARFASSFGFMTVLTLLPDYIDALGATGVTIGLFVTALEVARTVGIVPLGWAADRYSKRTILLGALALSAVAYLSFSLVASVDGFLVSRTLQGLGMTGTGLVGLALMGDLAPDDSRANYIGRYNAVRMAAGIAGTVGVGFLYALTGFDVVFGLIAVLFVLATVGIWLFVDADETSVAGFAFTDLALNRRILTMTSFRAQYAVAVSLVRKWVPIFVGVSAAQGGLAYGSAIVGTVLAAEKFTNMLVQPVTGRLSDRHGRALFVFVGGGAYGLVAMAFPFAAAFESLLSVSVPVAGEVTGAVAAAVCLNGLLGVADAFREPASMALFADEGKGEGITSSFGVRSLVWKPGSILAPLAGGWVMGTAGIEWVFFAGGFAAFSGVLTFFGVLSWTHGQRALRQW is encoded by the coding sequence ATGACGTACTCCCACGACGAGCTGCAGTTCTCCTCGCTCTACCTGGCGCGGTTCGCGTCGAGTTTCGGCTTCATGACCGTCCTGACGCTGCTGCCCGACTACATCGACGCCCTGGGGGCGACCGGCGTGACGATCGGGCTGTTCGTGACCGCGCTGGAGGTCGCCCGGACGGTCGGGATCGTCCCGCTGGGCTGGGCGGCCGACCGGTACAGCAAGCGGACCATCCTCCTGGGCGCGCTCGCACTGAGCGCGGTCGCGTACCTCTCCTTTTCGCTCGTGGCCTCGGTCGACGGCTTCCTCGTCTCGCGGACGCTCCAAGGACTGGGCATGACCGGGACGGGTCTCGTCGGGCTGGCGCTGATGGGCGACCTGGCCCCCGACGACAGCCGGGCGAACTACATCGGCCGCTACAACGCCGTCCGGATGGCGGCCGGCATCGCGGGCACCGTCGGCGTGGGGTTCCTCTACGCACTCACCGGCTTCGACGTGGTCTTCGGGCTCATCGCCGTCTTGTTCGTGCTCGCGACGGTCGGCATCTGGCTGTTCGTCGACGCCGACGAGACGAGCGTCGCGGGCTTCGCGTTCACCGACCTGGCCCTGAACCGCCGCATCCTGACGATGACCAGCTTCCGCGCCCAGTACGCCGTCGCCGTCTCGCTGGTCCGCAAGTGGGTCCCCATCTTCGTCGGCGTCTCCGCGGCCCAGGGCGGTCTCGCATACGGCTCGGCCATCGTCGGCACGGTGCTGGCGGCCGAGAAGTTCACCAACATGCTCGTCCAGCCGGTCACCGGCCGCCTCTCCGACCGCCACGGCCGTGCGCTGTTCGTCTTCGTCGGCGGCGGCGCCTACGGGCTGGTCGCGATGGCGTTCCCCTTCGCCGCCGCGTTCGAGAGCCTGCTGTCCGTCTCCGTGCCGGTCGCCGGCGAGGTCACCGGCGCGGTCGCCGCGGCCGTCTGTCTCAACGGCCTGCTCGGCGTCGCCGACGCGTTCCGCGAGCCGGCGAGCATGGCCCTGTTCGCCGACGAGGGCAAAGGCGAGGGGATCACCAGCAGCTTCGGCGTCCGCTCGCTCGTCTGGAAGCCCGGCAGCATCCTCGCCCCGCTCGCCGGCGGGTGGGTGATGGGCACCGCCGGGATCGAGTGGGTGTTCTTCGCGGGCGGGTTCGCCGCGTTCTCCGGCGTCCTCACCTTTTTCGGCGTCCTGTCGTGGACCCACGGCCAGCGCGCGCTCCGGCAGTGGTGA
- a CDS encoding CBS domain-containing protein has protein sequence MPVGNLGPEEAVTTSPDASLDEVTNTLESEGVGAVVVTEDDSPVGIVTDRDIALEVGNTEDIADQSVESVMTDDPVTVRKDEPAMELSRTIEEHNVRRVPIVDENDKLAGIATLDDLVATVGEQLDNVSETIESQSPDYQP, from the coding sequence ATGCCTGTCGGAAACCTGGGCCCCGAGGAAGCCGTCACCACGTCACCGGATGCATCGCTCGACGAAGTCACCAACACGCTCGAATCCGAGGGGGTCGGCGCCGTCGTCGTCACCGAGGACGACTCGCCCGTCGGTATCGTGACTGACCGCGACATCGCGCTCGAAGTCGGGAACACGGAGGACATCGCCGACCAGTCGGTCGAATCTGTCATGACCGATGACCCGGTCACGGTTCGCAAGGACGAGCCGGCGATGGAGCTCTCCCGAACTATCGAGGAACACAACGTCCGTCGGGTACCGATCGTCGACGAGAACGACAAGTTGGCCGGCATCGCGACGCTTGATGACCTCGTGGCAACCGTCGGCGAGCAACTCGACAACGTCTCCGAAACCATCGAGTCCCAGTCGCCCGACTACCAGCCCTGA
- a CDS encoding type II/IV secretion system ATPase subunit, whose protein sequence is MSTDRLELVDRGDGGGAVAPPLPPDDPEAWYAPDVRSQTEVSPGVVVTIRETATGFDYQVREPGLTDDGRGQLDRVLDYFGDASLERPRTREGAAERMADGFGPKHRRVIDRLVDAAPGVRRRIEYHALSELGCLGRLTPYALDDRIDVADVTGDGVVVHTERFAPAETDLPADPAYLDRFTSERLDRHTVDFHGFEVPVVVYRENLLGSDSWMTKYAVREPDLLPGDADLVAECKERIWETDVDGVVDDEAAFVRDRARELLSRRLTARNTRAWFDAARHRVRSALAEWGLAIPPVDDRYATDRLDDLVYYVLRDYVGYGKLTVPVRDDRLEDVEANRVGERVKVVPRDEVGHSERIPTNLTFDDESEFVNVVKQLAAEDGTELNAANPSAKVNLSPPGVSETIRCAVALPTVSEDGPHISIRKQAPDVMTPVDLLERDSLPTELVAMLWQLYENQGVVLFCGPTGVGKTTLMNAHMPFVSFRDRPVSIDEGSREVWLPHETGVSLTTRDHQDDYKQVTMADLMTETNYLNPDVELIAEINTPESFETFAEVLNTGHGVIGTTHAGDVETLVNRVVEQDLPTYLLSEIDLLVFPRKVDGERYVGEVVEFVGEERFREYDRDRDDDACGVVRKGETTVYWNTVARRTHDGSYDLAYEHPDLGDDERRVETDLFDRIADLTDQPVDAVENAFHRKHGYVRYLQREGVSDGDELFAFLADLQTNEAATVERIGQHTDEGSETATPTDEQAGPAARTASRETITLDDAGSRNDRGRAERHAGPDGGEPEGEADGD, encoded by the coding sequence ATGTCGACCGACCGACTCGAACTCGTCGACCGGGGGGACGGCGGCGGGGCGGTCGCGCCGCCGCTGCCGCCCGACGACCCCGAGGCGTGGTACGCGCCGGACGTGCGCTCCCAGACCGAGGTCTCGCCGGGCGTCGTCGTCACGATCCGCGAGACTGCGACGGGGTTCGACTACCAGGTGCGCGAGCCCGGGCTCACGGACGACGGGCGCGGCCAGCTCGACCGCGTCCTCGACTACTTCGGCGACGCGAGCCTGGAACGACCGCGCACCCGCGAGGGCGCGGCCGAGCGGATGGCCGACGGGTTCGGCCCGAAACACCGGCGGGTCATCGACCGCCTGGTCGACGCCGCGCCCGGCGTTCGGCGCCGGATCGAGTACCACGCGCTGTCCGAGCTGGGGTGTCTCGGCCGGCTAACGCCGTACGCGCTCGACGACCGCATCGACGTGGCCGACGTGACCGGCGACGGCGTCGTCGTCCACACCGAGCGGTTCGCGCCCGCCGAGACCGACCTGCCGGCCGACCCCGCGTACCTCGACCGGTTCACGAGCGAGCGGCTGGACCGCCACACCGTCGACTTCCACGGCTTCGAGGTGCCCGTCGTCGTCTACCGCGAGAACCTGCTGGGATCCGACTCGTGGATGACGAAGTACGCGGTCCGCGAGCCGGACCTGCTGCCCGGTGACGCCGACCTCGTCGCCGAGTGCAAGGAGCGCATCTGGGAGACCGACGTGGACGGCGTCGTCGACGACGAGGCGGCGTTCGTCCGCGATCGAGCCCGCGAGTTGCTCTCCCGGCGACTCACTGCCCGGAACACGCGCGCCTGGTTCGATGCCGCTCGCCACCGCGTCCGGAGCGCGCTCGCCGAGTGGGGGCTGGCCATCCCGCCGGTCGACGACCGCTACGCGACCGACCGGCTGGACGATCTCGTCTACTACGTCCTCCGGGATTACGTCGGCTACGGCAAGCTCACCGTCCCCGTCCGTGACGACCGCCTCGAAGACGTGGAGGCCAACCGCGTCGGCGAGCGCGTCAAGGTCGTCCCCCGGGACGAGGTCGGTCACTCCGAGCGGATCCCGACGAACCTCACCTTCGACGACGAGAGCGAGTTCGTCAACGTCGTCAAGCAGCTCGCCGCCGAGGACGGCACCGAACTCAACGCGGCCAACCCGAGCGCGAAGGTCAACCTCAGCCCGCCGGGCGTCTCCGAGACGATCCGCTGTGCGGTGGCGCTGCCGACCGTCAGCGAGGACGGCCCGCACATCTCCATCCGCAAGCAGGCGCCGGACGTGATGACGCCCGTCGACCTGCTCGAACGGGACAGTCTCCCGACGGAGCTGGTCGCGATGCTCTGGCAACTGTACGAGAACCAGGGGGTGGTCCTCTTTTGCGGCCCGACCGGCGTCGGGAAGACGACGCTGATGAACGCCCACATGCCGTTCGTCAGCTTCCGGGACCGGCCGGTGAGCATCGACGAGGGGTCCCGGGAGGTGTGGCTCCCCCACGAGACCGGCGTCTCGCTGACTACCCGGGACCATCAGGACGACTACAAGCAGGTGACGATGGCCGATCTCATGACCGAGACGAACTACCTGAACCCGGACGTGGAGCTCATCGCGGAGATCAACACGCCCGAGAGCTTCGAAACCTTCGCAGAGGTGTTGAACACTGGTCACGGGGTGATCGGGACCACCCACGCCGGCGACGTGGAGACGCTCGTCAACCGCGTCGTCGAGCAGGACCTGCCGACGTACCTGCTCTCGGAGATCGACCTGCTGGTCTTCCCCCGGAAGGTCGACGGCGAGCGCTACGTCGGGGAGGTCGTCGAGTTCGTCGGCGAGGAGCGGTTCAGGGAGTACGACCGCGACCGCGACGACGACGCCTGCGGCGTCGTGCGGAAGGGGGAGACGACGGTCTACTGGAACACCGTCGCCCGCCGGACCCACGACGGGTCCTACGACCTCGCCTACGAACACCCGGACCTGGGCGACGACGAGCGCCGGGTCGAGACGGACCTGTTCGATCGGATCGCCGACCTCACCGACCAACCGGTCGACGCCGTCGAGAACGCGTTCCATCGCAAGCACGGCTACGTCAGGTACCTGCAGCGGGAGGGCGTCTCCGACGGCGACGAGCTGTTCGCGTTCCTCGCCGACCTGCAGACCAACGAGGCCGCGACCGTCGAGCGCATCGGCCAGCACACCGACGAGGGCTCCGAAACCGCGACTCCGACGGACGAACAGGCGGGCCCGGCGGCTCGCACGGCGAGTCGCGAGACGATCACGCTCGACGACGCCGGGTCGAGGAACGACCGCGGCCGTGCGGAACGACACGCCGGCCCGGACGGGGGCGAGCCGGAGGGCGAGGCCGATGGCGACTGA
- a CDS encoding mandelate racemase/muconate lactonizing enzyme family protein encodes MHRPNMEITDVETFVVDADWRNWFFVQVETDEGITGVGEALGAEGLTGALEEVAETHKHYLIGEDPLNRNMLNRKLTRYPFAWRAGKLINGVAAAFDIALWDIAGKYYDEPVWKLLGGKVRDEVPVYANGWHIGERTPENYAHHAEKAIKDQGYAALKCDPFAHYEYSLDNQQMQEIEDLIGAVREAIGPDPGIAIDCHGRFTRRGAIEVANALEEYDIMFLEEPVELEDPEVMAQVTEQVNMTVATGERIYNNANMEQLIRKDACDIIQPDVTNYGSLAEAQDAAAMAKSRYMTIAPHNPNAGVSTAASLHLCATLENLEIMEHMSRQPEWADEIVETPWEVSDGTIEVPDEPGLGVEFDPDAAREYPGTPKEQNSLFDEEGALKRP; translated from the coding sequence ATGCATCGGCCGAACATGGAGATCACAGATGTCGAGACGTTCGTCGTCGACGCGGACTGGCGCAACTGGTTTTTCGTTCAGGTGGAGACCGACGAGGGCATTACCGGCGTGGGTGAGGCCCTCGGTGCGGAGGGACTGACTGGCGCGCTTGAGGAAGTCGCCGAGACACACAAGCACTACCTCATCGGCGAGGACCCGCTGAACCGGAACATGCTGAACCGGAAGCTCACCCGCTACCCGTTCGCGTGGCGGGCGGGCAAGCTCATCAACGGCGTCGCCGCCGCCTTCGACATTGCGCTGTGGGACATCGCCGGCAAGTACTACGACGAGCCGGTCTGGAAGCTGCTGGGCGGGAAGGTTCGCGACGAGGTTCCCGTCTACGCCAACGGCTGGCACATCGGCGAGCGCACCCCCGAGAACTACGCCCACCACGCCGAGAAGGCTATCAAGGACCAGGGCTACGCCGCGCTGAAGTGCGACCCGTTCGCCCACTACGAGTACTCGCTGGACAACCAGCAGATGCAGGAGATCGAGGACCTGATCGGCGCCGTCCGCGAGGCCATCGGGCCGGACCCCGGCATCGCGATCGACTGTCACGGGCGGTTCACCCGTCGGGGTGCCATCGAGGTCGCCAACGCCCTCGAAGAGTACGACATCATGTTCCTCGAGGAACCGGTCGAACTCGAGGACCCCGAGGTGATGGCCCAGGTCACCGAGCAGGTGAACATGACCGTCGCGACCGGCGAGCGCATCTACAACAACGCGAACATGGAACAGCTGATCCGCAAGGACGCCTGTGACATCATCCAGCCAGACGTGACCAACTACGGCAGCCTCGCGGAAGCCCAGGACGCCGCGGCGATGGCCAAGTCCCGCTACATGACGATCGCCCCGCACAATCCCAACGCCGGCGTCTCGACCGCCGCGTCGCTGCACCTGTGTGCCACCCTCGAAAACCTCGAGATCATGGAGCACATGAGCCGCCAGCCCGAGTGGGCCGACGAGATCGTCGAGACTCCCTGGGAAGTCTCCGACGGGACCATCGAGGTGCCCGACGAGCCCGGCCTCGGCGTCGAGTTCGACCCCGACGCGGCCCGCGAGTACCCCGGCACCCCGAAGGAACAGAACAGCCTCTTCGACGAGGAAGGCGCGCTCAAGCGGCCCTGA
- a CDS encoding group I truncated hemoglobin: protein MTGETLYDRLGGREGIEAVVDEFYDRLVADDELGPFFEDSDLEMLRRTQTDFLCEAAGGPETYDAAPVREAHLHVPFTEDHILRAIDILEATLAAFDVPEEDADRVVQAVAAYEADLLATPADEE from the coding sequence ATGACCGGAGAGACGCTCTACGACCGGCTGGGCGGACGCGAGGGGATCGAGGCCGTCGTCGACGAGTTCTACGACCGGCTGGTCGCCGACGACGAACTCGGGCCCTTCTTCGAGGATTCGGACCTGGAGATGCTCCGGCGGACGCAGACGGACTTCCTCTGCGAGGCCGCGGGCGGCCCGGAGACGTACGACGCGGCGCCGGTCCGGGAGGCCCACCTCCACGTCCCGTTCACCGAGGACCACATCCTGCGAGCGATCGACATCCTGGAGGCGACGCTCGCGGCGTTCGACGTTCCGGAGGAGGACGCCGACAGGGTCGTCCAGGCGGTCGCGGCCTACGAGGCGGACCTGCTGGCGACGCCGGCCGACGAGGAGTGA
- a CDS encoding DUF7504 family protein, whose protein sequence is MTDDPGAEREFSVPGADAVPDGLVPGSTVLVASVGDPTHSALPLRILAAFADGDDTVLVVTTTESAETTVGRSREVFEAGDRPSLGVVDTVSKQQSVASRYGDVPAVFTPSSSDLERLVVALSDLSGAEPPATGDRHLLVRSLTPILRGAATDQVCTVLRQISGIRTETGLTLLGVDETAHDGATIRALAEQVDGVVWVTTAADDTLELTYRPATGRVSDRFGSADRE, encoded by the coding sequence GTGACCGACGACCCAGGCGCGGAGCGCGAGTTCTCGGTACCGGGCGCCGACGCGGTTCCGGACGGACTCGTCCCCGGTTCGACGGTCCTCGTGGCCAGCGTGGGCGATCCGACCCACTCCGCGCTGCCCCTCCGGATCCTCGCTGCGTTCGCCGACGGCGACGACACGGTCCTGGTCGTCACGACGACGGAAAGCGCCGAGACGACCGTCGGACGCTCGCGCGAGGTCTTCGAAGCGGGGGACCGGCCGTCGCTCGGCGTCGTCGACACGGTCTCGAAACAGCAGTCGGTCGCGTCCCGCTACGGGGACGTTCCCGCGGTGTTCACGCCCTCGTCGAGTGACCTGGAGCGGCTGGTCGTGGCGCTGAGCGACCTCTCCGGGGCGGAGCCGCCGGCGACCGGCGACCGACACCTCCTCGTGCGGTCGCTCACGCCGATCCTCCGGGGGGCCGCGACCGACCAGGTCTGTACGGTGCTCCGGCAGATCTCGGGGATTCGAACCGAAACCGGGCTCACCCTCCTCGGGGTCGACGAGACCGCGCACGACGGCGCGACGATACGGGCACTGGCCGAGCAGGTCGACGGCGTCGTCTGGGTCACGACGGCTGCCGACGACACGCTGGAGCTGACCTACCGACCGGCGACGGGCCGGGTCTCGGATCGTTTCGGGTCTGCCGATCGAGAGTGA
- a CDS encoding RNase J family beta-CASP ribonuclease: MELEIATIGGYEEVGRQMTAVRADDDIVVFDMGLNLSKVLIHDDVQTERMHSLDLIDMDAIPDDRVMADLDGTVRAIVPTHGHLDHIGAISKLAHRYDAPVVATPFTLALVKEEIDDEGKFQVDNDLVEMEAGETMSIGDETELEFVNVTHSTIDAINPVLHTPEGAVVYGLDKRMDHTPVVGDPIDMDRFREIGREGVLCYIEDCTNANKKGRTPSEAVARSELRDLMLSLEDYDGGIVATTFASHIARVVSLVEFAEEIGRQPVLLGRSMEKYSGTAERIGAVEFPDDLGMYGHRKSVDRTFERIMNEGKENFLPVVTGHQGEPRAMLTRMGRGETPYELDRGDKVIFSAGIIPEPTNEGQRYRSETLLGMQGARIYDDVHVSGHLSREGHYEMLDALQPEHVIPAHQDLAGFSGYVDLATSQGYELGEDLHVTSNGNTIQLV, translated from the coding sequence ATGGAACTCGAAATCGCAACTATCGGCGGCTACGAGGAAGTCGGCCGCCAGATGACCGCCGTCCGTGCCGACGACGACATCGTCGTCTTCGACATGGGCCTGAACCTCTCGAAGGTACTGATTCACGACGACGTCCAGACCGAGCGCATGCACAGCCTCGACCTGATCGACATGGACGCGATCCCCGACGACCGCGTCATGGCCGACCTCGACGGCACCGTCCGAGCCATCGTGCCGACCCACGGCCACCTCGACCACATCGGCGCCATCTCCAAGCTGGCCCACCGCTACGACGCGCCGGTCGTCGCGACCCCGTTCACGCTCGCGCTCGTCAAGGAGGAGATCGACGACGAGGGGAAGTTCCAGGTCGACAACGACCTCGTCGAGATGGAGGCGGGCGAGACGATGTCCATCGGCGACGAGACCGAACTGGAGTTCGTCAACGTCACCCACTCGACCATCGACGCGATCAACCCCGTCCTGCACACGCCCGAGGGCGCCGTCGTCTACGGCCTCGACAAGCGCATGGACCACACCCCAGTGGTCGGCGACCCCATCGACATGGACCGGTTCCGCGAGATCGGCCGCGAGGGCGTCCTCTGTTACATCGAGGACTGCACCAACGCCAACAAGAAGGGCCGCACGCCGAGCGAGGCCGTCGCCCGCAGCGAACTGCGGGACCTCATGCTGAGTCTGGAGGACTACGACGGCGGCATCGTCGCCACGACGTTCGCGAGCCACATCGCCCGCGTCGTGAGCCTCGTCGAGTTCGCCGAGGAGATCGGGCGCCAGCCCGTCCTGCTGGGCCGGTCGATGGAGAAGTACTCCGGCACCGCCGAACGGATCGGCGCCGTGGAGTTCCCCGACGACCTGGGGATGTACGGCCACCGCAAGTCCGTCGACCGGACGTTCGAGCGGATCATGAACGAGGGCAAGGAGAACTTCCTGCCCGTCGTGACGGGCCACCAGGGCGAGCCGCGGGCGATGCTCACCCGGATGGGTCGCGGCGAGACCCCCTACGAGCTGGACAGGGGCGACAAGGTCATCTTCTCGGCGGGGATCATCCCCGAACCCACGAACGAGGGTCAGCGCTACCGGAGCGAGACGCTGCTGGGCATGCAGGGCGCCCGCATCTACGACGACGTGCACGTCTCCGGTCACCTCTCCCGGGAGGGCCACTACGAGATGCTCGACGCGCTCCAGCCCGAGCACGTCATCCCCGCCCACCAGGACCTGGCCGGGTTCTCCGGGTACGTCGATCTGGCGACGAGTCAGGGCTACGAGCTGGGCGAAGACCTGCACGTCACCTCGAACGGGAACACGATTCAGCTGGTCTGA
- a CDS encoding type II secretion system F family protein has product MATENPPATSADGTVAFVDRALYALFSRRADSAKHERDRHRYRAADLGTSFDIYISRVYGLSWALATVAFAVAVVVLGLLPRSALTAVLEFAHGAVPVLDRVALPVVPPVVPALAAGVVAGAVVRWGVVRSGGLYLRWQADARRADIETTLPGAVRYLRVLASGSSDQRAMLRRVADQRAYGETATAFRRALNEAALTGSLDAGLELVARDTPSRDLLAPFLLKYREHANQGTDALAEYLRMESRLLSHQQSRTHDRVAGYLELLAELFVVMLVFPALTVLIITVMSVLAPGLSATVATPLGPVTAREVLIYSSIAFVLGVGLATAAVVASLRPAQHAIPGYEVPRNLADLVRSVPTNPASAAVVCAPLAAAFAVALWTLGYRPANVLLVGYVGFGLPVGFVAVRRARIDEAKDREIRDFVHAIAGHVALGQPFSTAVDEVADEVDHGALQPDVESLAFSLSLTTDAGSGDGDVRAAALDKFVDDVGTPMAEQTMGLVVGALESGSDTEQVFEALQTEVGRLYHERKRLRSTLLVYVAVGWTTGLLVLGIMVAVNVSVLDGFSQLASVSNVEGSASGFALDPDAVRPAREQWRFYLVTQATMLSCGWFAGMASRGRYEALLHSAGLVGITYAVFAGAGML; this is encoded by the coding sequence ATGGCGACTGAGAACCCGCCGGCGACGAGCGCCGACGGGACCGTCGCGTTCGTCGACCGCGCGCTGTACGCGCTGTTCTCCCGGCGGGCCGACAGCGCGAAACACGAACGCGACCGCCACCGGTATCGCGCGGCCGACCTCGGGACGAGCTTCGACATCTACATCTCCCGGGTGTACGGTCTCTCGTGGGCGCTCGCGACGGTCGCGTTCGCGGTCGCCGTGGTCGTTCTCGGGCTGTTGCCGCGGTCGGCGCTGACCGCGGTTCTCGAGTTCGCTCACGGTGCAGTTCCGGTCCTCGACCGGGTGGCGCTCCCGGTCGTTCCGCCGGTCGTTCCGGCACTGGCTGCGGGCGTGGTCGCCGGAGCGGTCGTCCGCTGGGGGGTCGTTCGATCCGGTGGGCTGTACCTCCGCTGGCAGGCCGACGCCCGGCGGGCCGACATCGAGACGACGCTTCCCGGCGCAGTCAGGTACCTCCGCGTGCTCGCCTCGGGGAGCAGCGACCAGCGGGCGATGCTCCGGCGCGTCGCCGACCAGCGCGCCTACGGCGAGACGGCGACCGCGTTCCGGCGCGCGCTCAACGAGGCCGCGCTCACCGGCAGCCTCGACGCCGGCCTGGAACTGGTCGCCCGCGACACTCCCTCCCGAGACCTGCTCGCTCCGTTCCTCCTGAAGTACCGGGAACACGCCAACCAGGGGACCGACGCGCTCGCCGAGTACCTGCGGATGGAGAGCCGTCTGCTCTCACACCAGCAGTCCCGGACCCACGACCGCGTCGCGGGCTACCTGGAGTTGCTCGCCGAGCTGTTCGTCGTCATGCTGGTGTTCCCCGCGCTCACGGTGCTCATCATCACGGTCATGAGCGTCCTCGCACCCGGGCTCTCGGCGACGGTGGCCACGCCGCTGGGCCCCGTCACCGCCCGGGAGGTGCTGATCTACAGCAGCATCGCCTTCGTCCTCGGCGTCGGGCTCGCGACGGCCGCCGTCGTCGCCAGCCTCAGACCCGCCCAGCACGCGATCCCCGGCTACGAGGTACCCCGGAACCTCGCCGATCTGGTCCGGTCCGTACCGACGAATCCGGCCAGTGCAGCGGTGGTCTGCGCCCCGCTCGCGGCCGCCTTCGCGGTCGCGCTCTGGACGCTGGGGTACAGACCCGCCAACGTCCTGCTGGTTGGCTACGTCGGGTTCGGACTCCCGGTCGGGTTCGTCGCCGTCCGGCGGGCGCGTATCGACGAGGCGAAAGACCGCGAGATTCGCGATTTCGTCCACGCTATCGCCGGCCACGTCGCCCTCGGACAGCCGTTCTCGACGGCCGTCGACGAGGTCGCCGACGAGGTGGACCACGGTGCGCTCCAGCCCGACGTGGAGTCGCTCGCGTTCTCGCTGTCGCTGACGACCGACGCCGGGTCGGGCGACGGCGACGTGCGGGCCGCCGCGCTCGACAAGTTCGTCGACGACGTCGGCACGCCGATGGCCGAGCAGACGATGGGGCTGGTGGTCGGCGCGCTCGAATCCGGGAGCGACACGGAACAGGTGTTCGAGGCTCTGCAGACGGAAGTGGGTCGTCTCTACCACGAGCGGAAGCGGCTTCGGTCGACGTTGCTGGTGTACGTCGCGGTGGGGTGGACGACGGGGTTGCTCGTCCTCGGGATCATGGTCGCGGTCAACGTCTCCGTGCTCGACGGCTTCTCGCAGCTGGCGTCGGTGTCGAACGTGGAGGGGTCGGCGAGCGGCTTCGCGCTCGACCCGGACGCGGTCCGGCCGGCCCGCGAGCAGTGGCGGTTCTACCTCGTCACCCAGGCGACGATGCTGTCCTGTGGCTGGTTCGCCGGCATGGCGAGTCGCGGTCGCTACGAGGCGCTGTTGCACTCGGCCGGGCTCGTCGGGATCACCTACGCCGTCTTCGCGGGGGCGGGGATGCTATGA
- a CDS encoding DUF5786 family protein has protein sequence MGFGSYDESEQENQNVDADDDDSEAVTVHENDHEGEVTFETDASTDDLVDRLADIKDSSEEA, from the coding sequence ATGGGTTTCGGGAGCTACGACGAATCCGAGCAGGAGAACCAGAACGTGGACGCCGACGACGACGACAGCGAGGCCGTGACGGTCCACGAAAACGACCATGAGGGGGAAGTCACGTTCGAAACCGACGCTTCGACCGACGACTTGGTCGACCGGCTGGCAGACATCAAAGACTCCTCCGAAGAAGCGTAG
- a CDS encoding DUF7289 family protein, producing MTRNGAPADVRRERGQSSVVGVALLLGMTVVALGVLTASVGALVEGHAARADADRVAADLQSGLRPVESTGHRTTTVRFAGGRLYTAERRLRVSDAAGTVAAVDIGALVYENADRRVAAVAGAVVRGRGENAWLVEDPPIVGSDSNGVLVVGAANLSATPSSVGGGVTAKLSANVTHDRRSLGRGRYEVAVETEAPAAFERYFADRGASVSRSDLDGDGVVSVVAEFPGRRRAYLVEHRMRLEVADG from the coding sequence ATGACTCGAAACGGTGCGCCCGCGGACGTACGCCGGGAGCGCGGGCAGTCCAGCGTCGTCGGCGTCGCACTGCTCCTCGGCATGACGGTCGTCGCGCTCGGCGTCCTGACCGCCAGCGTCGGCGCCCTGGTCGAGGGACACGCCGCCCGCGCCGACGCCGACCGCGTCGCCGCCGACCTGCAGTCCGGGCTCCGTCCGGTCGAGTCGACCGGCCACCGGACGACGACCGTTCGATTCGCCGGGGGACGGCTCTACACCGCCGAGCGACGGCTGCGCGTCTCCGACGCCGCCGGGACCGTCGCGGCCGTCGATATCGGAGCGCTCGTCTACGAGAACGCCGACCGTCGCGTCGCCGCGGTCGCCGGGGCAGTCGTCCGCGGTCGCGGCGAGAACGCGTGGCTCGTCGAGGATCCGCCGATCGTCGGGTCGGACTCGAACGGCGTCCTCGTCGTCGGCGCCGCGAACCTCTCGGCGACTCCGTCGTCGGTGGGAGGGGGCGTGACCGCGAAACTCTCCGCGAACGTCACCCACGACCGACGGTCGCTCGGTCGCGGGCGCTACGAGGTGGCCGTCGAGACCGAAGCGCCCGCGGCGTTCGAGCGGTACTTCGCCGACCGGGGTGCGAGCGTCAGCCGGTCGGATCTCGACGGGGACGGGGTCGTCAGCGTCGTGGCGGAGTTCCCGGGTCGGCGGCGGGCGTACCTCGTCGAACACCGGATGCGACTGGAGGTGGCGGATGGCTGA